In Kryptolebias marmoratus isolate JLee-2015 linkage group LG4, ASM164957v2, whole genome shotgun sequence, the following proteins share a genomic window:
- the LOC108235762 gene encoding tripartite motif-containing protein 16-like protein has protein sequence MAEPQVPVRLARLSCRICARLLREPVTIPCGHSFCRRCISGSWAGVEAGFGCPECRRTFPSRPALIRNATLAEVVGDTARSWSGNESRRGGGGGGGGADPPPKRARSGAEPPGGTWCRRHASPLDVYRCSDEELVCARCASEEHTGHVIGVVGLERSKKQAELSKIQAELRQVLKEQEEKLENKERLFKQINEEARETEDHCESVIVCVTECLQKHYLSVRRLIRAQAEEAGARVPALGLKVEEMKAADAELERLARSENSARFLQEWPRVRSLCKDMLQFFTDPLPPFEVTRRAVEQLGRQLEELCDQLFASVYHAPDRDEQEEERSGASISQPHAAGQNGLSGTLSETDLASATREELLRYACELSLDPTTAHKDLTVSDGDKEVALRPEKPTPSPIRYPQRFVNRRQLLCREGLQGGTFYYEVELKGDKAEIALAYKGIDRKSSFKTSAFGANTNSWSLDRSSSYSVSHRDESVQLSAAPCHQRIGVYLNFGAGTLSFFEVQRNEVKFLYKVVAEFTEPLYPGFWLGEKCSIRICDLKP, from the exons ATGGCAGAGCCTCAGGTCCCCGTCCGCCTCGCCCGGCTCTCCTGCCGGATATGCGCACGGCTCCTCCGGGAGCCCGTCACCATCCCCTGCGGCCACAGCTTCTGCCGGCGGTGCATCTCCGGCAGCTGGGCGGGAGTCGAGGCCGGCTTCGGCTGCCCCGAGTGTCGCCGGACGTTCCCCTCCAGACCTGCCCTGATCCGAAACGCCACCCTGGCCGAGGTGGTGGGAGACACAGCGAGGAGCTGGAGCGGGAACGAaagcagaagaggaggaggaggtggaggtggaggggcGGACCCCCCGCCGAAGAGAGCCCGGAGCGGCGCGGAGCCGCCCGGCGGGACCTGGTGCCGGCGCCACGCGAGCCCGCTGGATGTGTACCGCTGCTCGGACGAGGAGCTCGTCTGCGCTCGGTGCGCCTCGGAGGAGCACACGGGTCACGTGATCGGCGTCGTGGGGCTGGAGCGGAGCAAGAAACag GCGGAGCTGAGTAAGATCCAGGCGGAGCTCCGGCAGGTTCTcaaggagcaggaggagaagctggagaacaAGGAGAGGCTCTTCAAGCAGATTAAC GAGGAGGCCAGGGAAACGGAGGACCACTGCGAAAGCGTGATCGTCTGTGTCACAGAGTGCCTCCAGAAGCACTACCTGTCCGTGAGGAGGCTGATCAGGGCTCAGGCCGAGGAAGCCGGGGCTCGGGTTCCCGCCCTCGGGCTGAaggtggaggagatgaaggcGGCGGACGCCGAGCTGGAGCGCCTGGCACGAAGCGAGAACAGCGCACGGTTTCTGCAG GAGTGGCCCCGGGTGAGGAGTCTCTGCAAAGACATGCTGCAGTTCTTCACCGATCCACTTCCTCCCTTCGAGGTGACGAGGAGAGCCGTGGAGCAGCTCGGccggcagctggaggagctctgCGACCAGCTGTTTGCCTCCGTCTATCACGCCC CTGACAGAgacgagcaggaggaggagaggagtggAGCCAGCATCTCACAGCCCCACG CTGCAGGTCAGAACGGACTCAGCGGGACTCTCAGTGAGACGGACTTGGCGTCTGCGACCAGAGAGGAGCTCCTGCGGT ATGCCTGCGAGCTCTCTCTGGACCCGACGACGGCCCACAAGGACCTGACCGTTTCGGATGGAGACAAAGAGGTGGCGTTACGCCCTGAGAAGCCTACGCCCTCACCCATCCGCTACCCGCAGAGGTTTGTCAATCGGCGCCAGCTGCTCTGCAGGGAGGGGCTGCAGGGCGGCACATTCTACTATGAAGTGGAGCTGAAAGGAGACAAGGCAGAGATCGCCCTCGCTTACAAGGGAATCGACAGGAAATCCAGTTTTAAAACGTCGGCCTTCGGAGCGAACACCAACTCCTGGAGCCTGGACCGCTCGTCTTCCTACTCCGTGAGCCACCGAGATGAAAGCGTCCAGCTGTCAGCGGCTCCCTGTCACCAGAGGATCGGAGTTTATCTGAATTTCGGAGCGGGAACGCTGTCTTTCTTTGAGGTGCAGCGGAACGAAGTAAAGTTTCTTTACAAGGTGGTGGCCGAGTTCACGGAGCCGCTGTATCCGGGCTTCTGGCTCGGAGAGAAATGCAGCATCAGGATCTGTGATTTAAAACCGTAA